tttttaatttgacttcattttgaagtacctcCGGTATACTGAAACTTTGACAAGATATAGAgtaacggtttttgatggcacagaaaaaaaaagaggaggtCCTCACGCGCACCTAAACACTTCTCGTGAtccataataattttgatttggtcAACAATGCAATATAGTAAAcacttttatatgtattaaagaGACTATAAGGTAAAGAGGCTTCATGTGTATCAATCAATAGTTGAtagtatttgaattataattatgctctaaaaaattataaaagttattgtaAAGGAAAATACATAACTTGAATCATCTACGAagagtatttatatttcatattttttgattgagatTAAGTGAATCCTAAACATAATTCAAATACATAGTTTTGTTTACTTcttatttcaaccatcttgtatcctcttttttttgtctcgttattatgtatgtaatgaGTAAGTAAAGTGGATGCAACActacaaacgaaaaaaaataataattgtattccTTACCCATGGTACTTATCacagaaaatgtatataaaatagaattggCTAGAGTCCATGATTTTTGTCCCGAATATGAATAAACACCGGCTTCAACAGCTTCATGCAACTCATTTTCAAAGTTCATCAACTTATTGCGAGCAGAGCTCTTCCAATCTATTTCATCTAATGAGGTTGTTTCGTTCCAGAGATTATCTATGAAATCTCTATGAACACGTTTgacacctaaaaaaaataaaaaaattgatgtaataACTGAGATTTTGTACTAATTTGTAAAGGGTACAACAGGTTATTAGTATTATGTGCTTAGAGGGCAACTGTCCcaattagttattataatcTCAGATTCAAATACTATGATAATTGTTTGCATatgtatttgacaaataatgtagaggaatattttcaatatcttaTGTGAAATCTGAGGCACAAACATGAAAGGTATTTAgggtttttcaatattattttgatttaaaaaaaatttaatcgcCGAGATCTCAAAACAATTATGTTAGAATATGATGTAGTGTTGTTCGATAAACCGGTACCATAGTTAAAACAGGCTCCTTAGctttacaaaatttatcatataGAATGtggacacaaaacttgcagtagcatgacttaAGTAGGAAAAATATGATTCTTAGGGAATCAAGAAAagcaactcaaaatcaatttgtgatatatttaaatattatatttagcaatatttttattcaatatgttctcctCCTAACCTACATATACCAGCCTCAACACTCCAGTGAACAAACTGACAGTCCTTGACTATGAAGGAAGTGTCCTAGGCGTGCATTGCGGTCATGATGacagctcggagcgaatccaaatttggatgagaaatGCAGCAGACATTCTTATCCAAGACactcaaactgcaaagtccagggaaTTGAGATCAGGTCTGTAGTGGTGTCATATAGAAGCAGTtcaaaagtcagccatattgttcctgtataatttttggttcttcttggctgtatagCTAGGGGGAGCTATCTTACCCCAGACATAATTTTCCTCAGGATAGGTGTTCTTTAGCCACGGCAAGATTGTGTACCTCAAAACTTCAGCCTTGAAAAAATACAGCTGTATCTTCTTCCAGTTACTGTCGATGACGTACTGAACCATCTCTTATGCCGGGATGCAAACgcattgcaattttttattgatgatacaaaaaaaaaatcatttgatgaAAACAAAACTCGGATGTCATTTTGTCTGCATTATGCATTATTGACCTTGTAGTCAAAATAACTGGTATAAAATCGTAATCAAATGCTACCTCAAGTTGTCTGTCCTCACTctgttcaaaattaatattgaaaaacgaATTTGCAGCGTTATAATCAAATAACAATGATGAACTTATGATTAGGTAACTTCAAAttttaagtaagaaaataaacatacaaacgTTGATATCGAAACCGGTACGAAAATATTGTTAACACTTTGACCTATGTTATACTCAATTAAtgtatcattataaaaaaggctaaaaaatgcataatttctaataatatatgtgAGTAACtggttaattataatttgcaatTGCAAAAAGTAATAACATGGCAActaaatacttcaattattgACTGTGACGTTAGAATCAGCAGAATAAATTCCTTACCACACTTATAAGCCAACTCGTAGGATCCCTCAATGCATTGAAATAAAAGTCCACCAAAAAGCACcaaagtaatatttatgaaGCAAAGGACTAAGCATCGTACTAGAATTACTTTGGCATTGGATGTGCTACAGTTGATCGTAGTTGAAAGCCCCATAAATGGATTCATATTTACTCCCCCACTCAAGATTTTTTCATCGgattttatcaacttttattgGAAAGAAACGGCATAGTTAttatatgaactaaaaaaataatgaaatccaTAGGAATGTtcatataactttattattatttcttggaaAGCTTCCAAAATTATCCTTAGCCCATCCTATATACTCTAGCTTTCAGTTAATGACTTTCTCATATTATAGATACACATTTTCAGTATCTTAATATCATTCAGcgtccaaaataaataattaggatTCAATATGGTTTAGGTTATAGGTTATTAATGTGCTTACATTAATTCAACATATAATAAGGAGAGGCCGGGGAGAATTGCAACACTTTATCTGTTTGGTTCAATTCCTCTTGGGATGTTTGACATAGAGATGCCAATAATGCGGGGGGAAAACGTAACAACATCTGTTTACTATTGTTTTAATCTAGGGATGtccaactttttaatataatcagccgcattgccacttgaaatatattgtaatGGGCCTTagaaactattaaattaaatttcatgaaaaatgggttaatataacaaaactattaaatatacatttattttaaatttaggtcAAATCTAGTTTTATCAAAGGCAATATGGCAACCCTGCTCAAGAGGTTCCAcaggattaaatttaaaaaaaattgtattctctgttttcttattatatttttcttttatagagcgatattttattttaaaatactacttgaagtgtgAATGAGATGTGTGCCGCATTTAAACATTTAGCAGGCCACTATGCGGCCGAGGCCCATGTGTTGGACATCCTTGTTTTAATCTATGTAGAGTTTAAAGCAATTGCATTAAAATGCGGTCAGTCAAGTGTTGTTACTCTCCTAATAGCTACGGACAgttcaaatagttaaaaaatcgaatttgagctagaaattaatataattaaacttcaagatatattttgaagaataaataaactgACCTTGTCAggtattgaattattaatttttgatttattccaTTGATTATAACTGTATTGGGGTTAGTTAACTCATTCTTCACTTTTAGCATGTAACTCAGCTTATTTTGTGTGTCCCAGAGcattttgaatgaaactttCAGAAGGTTTCATTCACTCACTAAAACAATTGCGAAATTGTTGTCAGCGTTTCTGGGGGGGGGGAGTTAACAACAAGACCTTAGAACAACAAGACCTTAGAGAGGAAGTCTGGAAGCCACAAGgacaaaaataatcaagaataGAGTGAAGACAAATTGGTGAATTGCTTGCTTTGGTCATGTGACTTCCGTCCTTACAAGACTACAACATTCTTGACTATGGTATCTGGTGCGTCATCCAGAGGAATGTGGATGCCCATAAATACTGCCGCTGAGAAGGAATGGACTGACATGTCGAGGAATAAATGAAGAAGACCTGCAAGGCCTTTCAGGCCTAGGATCAAGGCCATAGTAGAGTCCCAGGGAAGccactttgagatttaattatccataccaaataaaataatatatcattgtgTTACTACGTGTACTTTTTGAGAGTCTTGATAAAATTGAGCTCGGGATAATTCTTTTACTATTCCCAGAGACACACTTGTAGAAGAGATAAGATTTATTTCTGCGTAGATACAAtttcaaaacaatataatatgcaaCTTTTGGCGCCAATttcataacataattaatagtAGAGGAAGActggggacagttgcaacactttttcgTATTTGGTTCAATTTCTCTGAGAGTGTTTGACAGATGTTCAATAGAACTTCCAATATAAAAGAGATCATCAATaacaatcatatatttattttctttttcggTGGTGCTCTTAATTAGGTAAACTAGATATATTTGTGTGAAGTATgtcaatttatttcatcaaacCTAGTAGGATTTatcattttcaagaaattatctTTGAGCAGGATCCCAGgaagcaaattttaaattgcGGGATctctttaatacataaatgCGAAAAtgtaagtatttcattttatacgTTTAGAAGAAaggatacatatattttcaattatcttatttttcaatttattattaccACTAATAGTGCAAAGGTTGTTTTTAGAGCCTGCGGGTTACACTTTTTGGAATTATGTAAGCCGATCCGACCCATAAAAAAGTGAGTAAATAGTTAGGGATAAACAAGTTAATTTTATgtggattatatataattcaatgcAGGATATACCATGAATTTTTCGAAGGTGTAAACCCCACGAACCCCCTAGATCCCGAAAGAAAAACCCTAGTACCTTTGTCATACATAACATCAGTGATACCAATTTGAGGATTACATAATGATATTTACTTTAGAGTGGTTTGAtactcaacttttttcaaatcttgATTGCAGCTAGtacggaaaagttgtcatatacTTTGAAAATGaccaatgtaaaatttaattgtccAACAAGTTCATATTTAATTGGCACATGAAAAAGGCACTAACTCGTTACTTAGGCGATATAGATACTAAACAtagattatttgttaatttctttaaaataattttgatattcatggatcatgtttttttaaatgctcctttggaacaaaaaaaagagaaaaagttaggaaaattggaTCATCCGCGTATAGTACGTATCATagttaataaatgcaaaataatgattaatgctgtattttaatcttaatttattgatcaaataaataacttttgggtccttttaaactttgaactagatatCTGGCCTAAAGATGATACTGTAGgtcaatgaaaagaaaattagataatttgttttattagatgAAAACTTTCTGAACTAGTTGTAATcgaaatccaaaaaattttaaaaacaaaactccCTAATTTAAATGTCTAGAGTGCTTCTAGGATATGCTTCAGGTTCCCAATTATTATGTTACTCCTTGTAAATGAATCTACATAATACCCAATGTAAATGctactatttttattcaaaatgtggaagttctttcttttttttaaattcctttgaTTAAAATGACTACTGTCCTTGAAAATATAGAGCAACTTCCaacaaaatgattcattttggAGTCAGTGCTTTGATTCGACCTCTTcataattgtatgtatgtataagaaTTTTTCATTTACCAGGAAATAAATTTCAGGTTTAGTAAATATCCAAAACTGTcacattaagtatttatttaaattatatttaacaacgAATAACCCCATTTTATTTGGACGGTAAACGCAGGTTTGCTGTCCAAAtgaaatattgccaaaaatgggttcattgaatatttaattaaattccacTAAATGCAATTTAGCTGCTGATTTTATATTGGTGCCATTTAGGAAAATCTgttaattgattcaatttctATTACTGGTGGGGCGAAAAATCTTTACAtcttcaatctagaactttatcaagacgTATTTCATGTATttcttggctaccctaatcatcgatgtagcccctTGGCAGGAATGATGGATTCCAGGCAGCCACAAAAGGTCTTGCATCCATTGCAGATATggtcctcagacatggcatcccagtgttGGTTGACGGTGTCCTTTGTCTTCCAACCCCTTCTGGGCCTTTTGGGACGTGTTTGTAggcgcaccatcctgctggaacaccacgtCCATGTCCAGGGAGCTGGTTTGAACCCATACTAACACCTTCTCCTacgttggtttcttgccagcttCCAAAAGTGTGCAGAACGAA
The genomic region above belongs to Lepeophtheirus salmonis chromosome 8, UVic_Lsal_1.4, whole genome shotgun sequence and contains:
- the LOC121123217 gene encoding TWiK family of potassium channels protein 7, with the protein product MNPFMGLSTTINCSTSNAKVILVRCLVLCFINITLVLFGGLLFQCIEGSYELAYKCGVKRVHRDFIDNLWNETTSLDEIDWKSSARNKLMNFENELHEAVEAGVYSYSGQKSWTLANSILYTFSVISTMGFGPLSCSTRLCRIFTYVFVIIGTPLFYLFITELATLSILLYNLYVTKKETTSLIQPVESLTCLLGYTMVSLGVLYTFLCFINPPGFFLYGGRDHFY